The Elephas maximus indicus isolate mEleMax1 chromosome 19, mEleMax1 primary haplotype, whole genome shotgun sequence genome contains a region encoding:
- the TRAPPC1 gene encoding trafficking protein particle complex subunit 1 encodes MTVHNLYLFDRNGVCLHYSEWHRKKQAGIPKEEEYKLMYGMLFSIRSFVSKMSPLDMKDGFLAFQTSRYKLHYYETPTGIKVVMNTDLGVGPIRDVLHHIYSALYVELVVKNPLCPLGQTVQSELFRSRLDSYVRSLPFFSARAG; translated from the exons ATGACGGTCCACAACCTGTACTTGTTTGACCGGAATGGAGTGTGTCTGCACTACAGCGAGTGGCACCGCAAGAAGCAAGCGGGGATCCCCAAGGAGGAG GAGTACAAGCTGATGTACGGAATGCTCTTCTCTATCCGATCGTTTGTCAGCAAGATGTCCCCGCTGGACAT GAAGGACGGCTTCCTGGCCTTCCAAACTAGCCGCTACAAACTGCATTACTACGAGACGCCCACTGGGATCAAGGTTGTCATGAATACTGACTTGGGCGTGGGACCCATCCGGGATGTCCTGCACCACATCTACAGTGCG CTGTACGTGGAACTGGTGGTAAAGAATCCCCTATGCCCTTTGGGCCAAACTGTGCAAAGTGAGCTCTTCCGCTCCCGACTGGACTCCTACGTACGTTCTCTGCCCTTCTTTTCCGCCCGGGCTGGCTGA
- the RNF227 gene encoding RING finger protein 227 — protein sequence MQLLVRVPSLPERGELDCNVCYRPFNLAGRTPRRLPGTARARCGHTLCTACLRELAARGDGTGTAARVVRLRRVVRCPFCRAPSALPRGGVTEMSVDPDLWSRLEEKARAECEQEEAGSPVRERGDADVETDGENESEQGAEPRSAGWCALRRLWDQVLAPARRWRRPLPSNVLYCPEIKDIAHMTRCRL from the exons ATGCAGCTCCTGGTGAGGGTGCCCTCTCTTCCGGAGCGGGGCGAGTTGGACTGCAACGTCTGCTACCGGCCCTTCAACCTCGCGGGCCGCACGCCTCGCCGCCTGCCCGGGACGGCGCGCGCCCGCTGCGGCCACACGCTCTGTACCGCCTGCCTGCGCGAGCTGGCGGCGCGCGGCGACGGCACCGGGACCGCCGCGCGCGTGGTGCGCCTGCGCCGGGTCGTTAGGTGCCCCTTCTGCCGCGCCCCCTCCGCCCTCCCGCGCGGCGGGGTCACGGAGATGTCTGTCGACCCGGACTTGTGGTCGCGATTGGAGGAAAAAGCGCGGGCCGAGTGCGAACAAGAGGAGGCGGGGAGCCCGGTTAGGGAGAGAGGCGACGCTGACGTAGAGACAGACGGAGAGAACGAGAGCGAGCAGGGGGCGGAGCCTAGGAGCGCGGGGTGGTGCGCACTCCGGCGGCTCTGGGACCAGGTTCTAGCGCCCGCGCGCCGCTGGCGGCGTCCGCTGCCTAGCAACG tgcTGTACTGTCCAGAGATCAAGGACATTGCCCACATGACGCGCTGCAGGCTGTAA
- the KCNAB3 gene encoding voltage-gated potassium channel subunit beta-3 isoform X1: protein MQVSIACTEQNLRSRSSEDRLCGPRPGPGGGNGGPVGGGHLNPPGGEGSRPKARATPVPRPPAQSEALRESTGRNTGMKYRNLGKSGLRVSCLGLGTWVTFGSQISDETAEDVLTVAYEHGINLFDTAEVYAAGKAERTLGNILKSKGWRRSSYVIATKIFWGGQAETEKGLSRKHIIEGLRGSLERLQLGYVDIVFANCSDPNSPMEEIVRAMTYVINQGLALYWGTSRWGAAEIMEAYSMARQFNLIPPVCEQAEHHLFQREKVEMQLPELYHKIGVGSVTWSPLACGLITSKCDGRVPDKCRATIKGYQWLKDKVQSEDGEKQQGKVMDLLPIAHQLGCTVAQLVIAWCLRGEGVSSVLLGVSSAEQLIEHLGALQVLSQLTPQTVMEIDGLLGNKPLSTK from the exons ATGCAGGTGTCGATCGCGTGTACCGAGCAGAACCTTCGCAGCCGGAGCAGCGAGGACCGTCTGTGCGGGCCCCGGCCAGGCCCTGGGGGCGGTAATGGCGGGCCAGTCGGTGGGGGGCATTTGAATCCTCCGGGGGGAGAAGGGTCCCGCCCCAAGGCCCGAGCCACGCCGGTCCCCCGACCCCCAGCGCAGTCTGAGGCCCTCCGAGAGAGCACCGGCCGGAACACTGGCATGAAATACAG gaacCTGGGAAAGTCTGGTCTCCGAGTATCCTGTCTTGGCCTGG GTACCTGGGTCACATTTGGTTCTCAGATCTCTGATGAG ACAGCAGAGGATGTCCTGACAGTAGCCTATGAGCATGGCATAAACCTGTTTGACACCGCTGAAGTGTACGCAGCAGGAAA GGCTGAAAGAACCCTAGGCAACATCCTCAAGAGCAAAGGTTGGAG gAGATCAAGCTATGTCATCGCCACCAAGATTTTTTGGGGAGGACA GGCAGAAACGGAGAAAGGCTTGAGCCGCAAACACATCAttgagg GTTTGCGAGGATCTCTGGAACGGCTCCAGCTGGGATATGTGGACATCGTCTTCGCCAATTGCTCAGACCCCAACAGTCCCATGGAGG AGATTGTGCGAGCCATGACATACGTCATTAACCAAGGCCTGGCCCTATACTGGGGGACATCCCGATGGGGGGCTGCAGAAATCATG GAAGCCTACTCCATGGCCAGACAGTTCAATCTGATTCCTCCGGTGTGTGAACAAGCTGAGCACCACCTGTTTCAGAGGGAGAAGGTGGAGATGCAGCTGCCAGAGCTCTACCACAAGATTG GTGTTGGCTCTGTCACCTGGTCCCCTCTGGCCTGTGGCCTCATTACTAGCAAGTGTGATGGACGAGTCCCAGATAAATGTAGGGCTACCATCAAG GGGTACCAGTGGCTCAAGGACAAAGTGcagagtgaggatggtgagaagcaacaaggcaaagtcatggatcTTCTCCCCATTGCTCACCAGCTGGGCTGCACTGTGGCCCAGCTTGTTATTG CGTGGTGTCTCCGCGGTGAGGGTGTCAGCTCGGTCTTACTGGGGGTGTCCAGTGCAGAGCAGCTGATAGAACACTTGGGTGCCCTACAG GTGCTGAGCCAACTGACCCCGCAAACGGTGATGGAGATAGACGGGCTCTTGGGGAACAAACCACTTTCTACGAAATAG
- the KCNAB3 gene encoding voltage-gated potassium channel subunit beta-3 isoform X2, whose product MQVSIACTEQNLRSRSSEDRLCGPRPGPGGGNGGPVGGGHLNPPGGEGSRPKARATPVPRPPAQSEALRESTGRNTGMKYRNLGKSGLRVSCLGLGTWVTFGSQISDETAEDVLTVAYEHGINLFDTAEVYAAGKAERTLGNILKSKGWRRSSYVIATKIFWGGQAETEKGLSRKHIIEEIVRAMTYVINQGLALYWGTSRWGAAEIMEAYSMARQFNLIPPVCEQAEHHLFQREKVEMQLPELYHKIGVGSVTWSPLACGLITSKCDGRVPDKCRATIKGYQWLKDKVQSEDGEKQQGKVMDLLPIAHQLGCTVAQLVIAWCLRGEGVSSVLLGVSSAEQLIEHLGALQVLSQLTPQTVMEIDGLLGNKPLSTK is encoded by the exons ATGCAGGTGTCGATCGCGTGTACCGAGCAGAACCTTCGCAGCCGGAGCAGCGAGGACCGTCTGTGCGGGCCCCGGCCAGGCCCTGGGGGCGGTAATGGCGGGCCAGTCGGTGGGGGGCATTTGAATCCTCCGGGGGGAGAAGGGTCCCGCCCCAAGGCCCGAGCCACGCCGGTCCCCCGACCCCCAGCGCAGTCTGAGGCCCTCCGAGAGAGCACCGGCCGGAACACTGGCATGAAATACAG gaacCTGGGAAAGTCTGGTCTCCGAGTATCCTGTCTTGGCCTGG GTACCTGGGTCACATTTGGTTCTCAGATCTCTGATGAG ACAGCAGAGGATGTCCTGACAGTAGCCTATGAGCATGGCATAAACCTGTTTGACACCGCTGAAGTGTACGCAGCAGGAAA GGCTGAAAGAACCCTAGGCAACATCCTCAAGAGCAAAGGTTGGAG gAGATCAAGCTATGTCATCGCCACCAAGATTTTTTGGGGAGGACA GGCAGAAACGGAGAAAGGCTTGAGCCGCAAACACATCAttgagg AGATTGTGCGAGCCATGACATACGTCATTAACCAAGGCCTGGCCCTATACTGGGGGACATCCCGATGGGGGGCTGCAGAAATCATG GAAGCCTACTCCATGGCCAGACAGTTCAATCTGATTCCTCCGGTGTGTGAACAAGCTGAGCACCACCTGTTTCAGAGGGAGAAGGTGGAGATGCAGCTGCCAGAGCTCTACCACAAGATTG GTGTTGGCTCTGTCACCTGGTCCCCTCTGGCCTGTGGCCTCATTACTAGCAAGTGTGATGGACGAGTCCCAGATAAATGTAGGGCTACCATCAAG GGGTACCAGTGGCTCAAGGACAAAGTGcagagtgaggatggtgagaagcaacaaggcaaagtcatggatcTTCTCCCCATTGCTCACCAGCTGGGCTGCACTGTGGCCCAGCTTGTTATTG CGTGGTGTCTCCGCGGTGAGGGTGTCAGCTCGGTCTTACTGGGGGTGTCCAGTGCAGAGCAGCTGATAGAACACTTGGGTGCCCTACAG GTGCTGAGCCAACTGACCCCGCAAACGGTGATGGAGATAGACGGGCTCTTGGGGAACAAACCACTTTCTACGAAATAG